Proteins found in one Nymphalis io chromosome 4, ilAglIoxx1.1, whole genome shotgun sequence genomic segment:
- the LOC126781855 gene encoding uncharacterized protein LOC126781855, with protein MINASRFIIALALIISSENFVHINAYRIFKIDGKETILASENENISIHCKSDFPMTYCGFVHPSGKRFSFADRAVNDGKCVQNIKATKADSGEWGCHIGRQSVRLETIKKIHVRIVNKVAAIEPNVTAKLGKPITIACATTRGLMPLSYCRFEPPNGQSFNIDSTVTEDQPILKKYYYPSNSSLDRGDCAVTIAKVKYDDVGEWMCGAGLDDGKEHIDVIKLEVEGMYTMSTASTTGVTFGGILIAAALASLGYIAWKKRRFLGETPAAQEVIEIEDLGQRRSSSPRPGRSVPTVVVQSPSDPGTSPLMSRSQSPP; from the exons ATGATAAATGCTAGCCGGTTTATTATCGCACTGGCGTTAATTATTTCCAGTGAAAATTTTGTGCACATCAATG CTTATAGGATATTTAAAATAGACGGCAAAGAAACTATATTAGCATCAGAGAATGAAAATATAAGCATACACTGTAAGTCAGATTTTCCTATGACTTACTGCGGTTTTGTTCATCCTAGTGGAAAACGGTTTTC GTTTGCAGATCGCGCGGTTAATGATGGTAAATGCGTCCAAAATATTAAAGCCACAAAAGCTGACAGTGGTGAATGGGGCTGCCATATAGGAAGGCAGTCTGTTAGATtagaaactataaaaaaaatacatgtaagaATAGTGAATAAAGTTGCAGCCATAGAACCCAATGTAACAGCAAAGTTAGGGAAGCCGATCACAATCGCCTGCGCAACAACAAGGGGATTGATGCCGTTAAGTTATTGCCGGTTTGAACCACCCAATGGACAATCTTTTAATATAGACTCGACAGTAACGGAAGATCA ACCTATTTTGAAGAAGTACTATTATCCATCAAATAGTAGCCTTGACCGTGGAGACTGTGCTGTGACTATAGCTAAAGTTAAGTACGACGATGTAGGAGAATGGATGTGCGGGGCCGGCCTTGATGATGGCAAGGAGCACATCGATGTTATCAAGCTGGAGGTCGAAG GTATGTACACGATGTCTACAGCATCAACAACTGGTGTTACATTTGGGGGTATATTAATAGCAGCCGCACTCGCGTCGCTGGGATATATAGCGTGGAAGAAGAGAAGGTTTCTAGGTGAGACACCGGCAGCGCAAGAAGTGATAGAAATTGAGGATTTAGGCCAACGACGCTCTAGTAGTCCACGGCCAGGGCGAAGCGTTCCAACTGTTGTTGTTCAGTCACCATCTGACCCTGGAACTTCTCCACTAATGTCTCGATCACAAAGTCCACCATAG
- the LOC126781857 gene encoding transcriptional adapter 1-like, whose protein sequence is MSSDALNISRRKLNDALGEKSTKYFNHMKQWFRMKLTKEEFDTEARALLSPDQVRYHNEFLLALLNKVEGLAETSITIAQEKASSHNRNSRRHKRNSRTSEKSNFEPADLLEYLPPNSPPGTGSDGVKYAIQEIFLPDHALVVGRFMLAAWELGLEGADDDAADLIVVAVQNFLKNIISTVVSQRKGYKLRNERFMYDIGADMPNIWLRNSNKLYDPQNDGRINLDDSVDALGPRCPPTIDEVEHSTAFEIACSVQNPEPNDEKLSIDEFYNTLLTHKNVIACHSVYAVNMERLAVMLNHPSY, encoded by the exons ATGTCGTCAGACGCCTTGAACATATCCCGTCGAAAGCTTAACGATGCACTAGGTGAAAAATCtaccaaatattttaatcacaTGAAACAGTGGTTTCGTATGAAGCTTACGAAGGAAGAATTTGATACGGAAGCCCGCGCTTTATTAAGCCCTGATCAGGTGCGTTACCACAATGAATTCTTACTAgctttattgaataaagttgAAGGTCTGGCAGAAACTTCAATAACAATTGCACAAGAAAAAGCGAGTTCTCATAACAGGAATAGTAGAAGACATAAAAGAAACTCTCGAACATCGGAAAAATCGAACTTCGAACCAGCTGACTTATTGGAATACTTACCTCCTAATTCACCACCGGGAACTGGTAGCGATGGAGTCAAATATGCAATCCAA GAAATATTTTTGCCAGACCATGCACTGGTTGTGGGCCGGTTCATGCTAGCAGCCTGGGAACTTGGATTAGAAGGAGCTGATGATGACGCAGCAGACCTTATAGTAGTTGCTGTACAAAACTTTCTCAAAAATATCATAAGCACTGTTGTTTCACAGAGGAAAGGCTACAAGTTACGCAACGAACGATTCATGTATGATATTGGTGCGGATATGCCTAACATTTGGCTAAGGAACAGTAATAAGCTATATGATCCACAAAATGATGGAAGAATTAATTTAGATGATAGTGTAGATGCCTTAGGACCTAGATGTCCCCCGACTATAGATGAAGTAGAACATTCAACGGCATTTGAAATTGCTTGCAG tGTACAAAATCCAGAACCAAATGACGAGAAATTGTCTATTGATgagttttataatacattactGACGCATAAAAATGTCATAGCCTGTCATTCTGTCTATGCAGTTAATATGGAAAGATTAGCGGTTATGTTGAATCACCcgagttattaa